In Candidatus Manganitrophus morganii, the genomic window TCTTCAACTCAATCCCTTCTACCCTCCTGAGTAGTAGGTGAATTATAGTATACACGTAGCTTTTCCGACAAAGCCTGGGGAATCAGGATCTGTTGTTATTGTACGATCATTGATCTATAACATTCGCTATATAGCATTGGCCAAACATTGGCCAAAAACAATGAAAAAGAGGGATACAAAACGATATCATCTTTTCTCTAGTCAAAATTTAACTCTTTAATTTTCCTCCTCTTTTATCCCCTCTTGTCCCGAAATATCCTGCTCAGAAATCGGCTCGGGCGGGCTGGCAGTCTTGGGGTCAGGGGTTCGATCCCCCTCAGCTCCACCAAAATTATCAAAGGAGTTAGCGGTTGTCCGCTAACTCCTTTTTATTTTACTGTGATAAAGATGTATAAATTTACGATAACTTTCTACTCGTTCCCCGAAAAAACCTTCCATAGAATCATGAATGACTTGGAGATAACGGGTACAATTTAAACCAATCGATCTTTACCCTTTGTTCAAAACTGTGCCCAGAATCGGCACCCCTTTCAGTAGACGGAGAGATTGTACAATTTCTTCCGTTTGAGTGCGTCCCGACTCAATCACCAAAAGCATTGCGTCGATATAGGGGGAAAGGGCCAGTACATCATCGGTCGGTAGAAGCGGCGGCAGATCGAAAATAACGATTCGGGATGCATAACGGTGTTTAAGTTCGCTGATAAGCGAGAGCATCCGGGGAGAAGTCAGCAATTCACTGGGACTTCTGACCGCTCTGCCCGCCGGGAGGAGAACGAGTCGCGGAAGGCCGGGATGAACCAAAAGATCCTCGACCGGCTTCTGATCTAGAAGATGGTCGACCAGGCCCGGGCTTTCCGCGATTCCAAAGAGTTGATGTACCGCCGGGTTACGAAGATTGGCATCGACCAAGAGAACCGTTTGGCGGACCTCCAACGCGAGGCTGACGGCCAGATTGGCCGCAGTCAACGTATTCCCCGCCCCCGGTCCGGGGCTCGTGATTCCCAAGAGGTTCCATCCATTCTCCCGCATCCGAAGCATCACTTGGGTGCGCAAGATCTTGTAGGCCTCGGTGAGAGGACCCTCTTCT contains:
- a CDS encoding CpsD/CapB family tyrosine-protein kinase; its protein translation is MAEEESSIDQTQELQRIGNGHLPDQPSLHVMVPDKIVYTHTRLVTLSPARLRERRVIAALEEGPLTEAYKILRTQVMLRMRENGWNLLGITSPGPGAGNTLTAANLAVSLALEVRQTVLLVDANLRNPAVHQLFGIAESPGLVDHLLDQKPVEDLLVHPGLPRLVLLPAGRAVRSPSELLTSPRMLSLISELKHRYASRIVIFDLPPLLPTDDVLALSPYIDAMLLVIESGRTQTEEIVQSLRLLKGVPILGTVLNKG